In the genome of Streptococcus oralis, one region contains:
- a CDS encoding ATP-binding protein has product MKKEYPIQISPEILELLGPSLYTNIYYVLAELVANSYDADAENVWINFSDSVIIIEDDGKGMTYDETREKYLSVAKPTRVDENSSKSEKYKRPKMGRKGIGKLAALAVSSRVKVMTKSGSDKSGFWLTRTVPDNGRLKAISEDEMYFDHITESGTRIEMLDSEFEIPKLSKTIKNNLSKFFPQLSDNEENPFAIHIKGIDGKNETSRKFVDSLATSLDSLIIFGKDEYGILDKFKNKSPKYANLNYSVKNPIKKDYSIKNRLGKIEDRTLEVKGWIGTYSTTRGLKEKESSDFPDNFLAIYSHGKLGQFNVLNEIGQNRLNEVYVVGQLYVDEFEETNLPDMALSNRQGYKSDDVRYKIFLEAASDILNQVLRKKDLAIKAKNKDKLESKKKQKRKAEDEFAEKAQEVLETFNKAVPNNTLDPKIANNMFQQLGMKKIRVDNESRKILLSHTREDQKLNNVLYGLLLFNGFSEEEIIYTSDPQNRSVVPYGQNIWDYFREFFINSYSNKPIYVLYVHSNNSAEKRGVLLEVGAGWVVKTKHGIIKAGQEEPTAPLVTTTVHPNVYIDDNAERVVTTDNHFGTLHSLLSEVCSMFNKTLRTLEENKEEYQKLGGEILTESNFVNFFNNKETINERNKI; this is encoded by the coding sequence ATGAAAAAAGAATATCCAATTCAAATTAGTCCAGAAATATTAGAATTATTGGGACCTAGTTTGTACACTAATATTTATTATGTGCTAGCAGAACTAGTAGCTAATAGCTATGATGCTGATGCTGAAAATGTTTGGATTAATTTTTCGGATTCTGTAATTATCATTGAGGATGATGGAAAGGGAATGACATATGATGAAACACGAGAAAAGTATTTATCTGTGGCTAAACCAACTCGAGTTGATGAGAATAGCTCAAAAAGTGAGAAATATAAACGACCTAAAATGGGGAGAAAGGGAATTGGTAAACTAGCAGCATTAGCTGTTTCTAGCAGAGTAAAAGTGATGACGAAATCGGGCAGTGATAAATCGGGATTCTGGTTAACGAGAACTGTTCCAGATAATGGGAGATTAAAGGCGATTTCTGAAGATGAGATGTATTTTGATCATATTACTGAGTCTGGGACAAGGATTGAGATGCTGGACTCAGAGTTTGAAATTCCTAAGCTGTCCAAAACTATAAAAAACAATCTTTCAAAGTTTTTCCCGCAACTGAGCGATAATGAAGAAAACCCTTTTGCAATTCATATCAAGGGGATAGATGGAAAAAATGAAACTTCAAGAAAGTTTGTGGATTCTTTGGCGACCTCCTTGGACTCTCTTATCATATTTGGGAAAGATGAGTATGGAATTCTTGATAAATTTAAAAATAAATCCCCTAAATACGCAAATCTTAATTATTCAGTAAAGAACCCTATCAAAAAAGACTATTCAATAAAAAACAGATTAGGTAAAATTGAAGATAGAACTTTGGAAGTAAAAGGATGGATAGGTACATATAGTACGACAAGGGGTTTGAAAGAGAAAGAATCATCTGATTTTCCAGATAACTTTCTAGCAATATATTCTCATGGGAAATTAGGTCAATTTAATGTTTTAAACGAAATTGGTCAAAATAGATTGAATGAAGTTTATGTTGTGGGGCAATTATATGTAGATGAATTTGAAGAAACAAATTTACCTGATATGGCATTGAGCAATAGACAAGGATATAAGAGCGACGATGTTCGTTATAAAATATTCTTGGAGGCTGCATCAGATATATTAAACCAAGTGCTCAGAAAAAAAGATTTAGCAATTAAAGCTAAGAATAAAGATAAACTAGAAAGTAAAAAGAAACAAAAACGAAAAGCCGAGGATGAATTTGCAGAAAAAGCACAAGAAGTACTTGAAACGTTTAATAAAGCTGTTCCAAACAACACATTGGATCCTAAAATAGCAAATAATATGTTCCAGCAATTAGGAATGAAAAAAATAAGGGTTGATAATGAATCTAGAAAAATTTTGCTTAGCCATACTCGGGAGGACCAAAAGCTAAATAATGTTTTATATGGTTTATTATTATTCAATGGCTTCAGTGAGGAAGAAATCATTTATACTAGTGACCCGCAGAATCGCTCGGTAGTTCCTTACGGACAAAATATATGGGATTATTTTCGAGAATTTTTTATAAATAGTTATTCAAATAAACCAATCTATGTTTTATATGTACATTCTAATAACTCTGCAGAAAAAAGAGGTGTTTTACTTGAAGTAGGTGCCGGTTGGGTTGTTAAAACGAAGCATGGGATTATTAAAGCTGGTCAAGAAGAACCTACGGCACCTCTAGTGACAACAACAGTGCATCCTAATGTTTATATTGATGATAATGCTGAACGTGTGGTAACAACTGACAATCACTTCGGAACACTTCATTCACTTCTAAGTGAAGTTTGTAGTATGTTTAATAAAACACTTAGAACATTGGAAGAAAACAAGGAAGAATATCAGAAATTAGGTGGTGAAATTTTAACCGAATCTAATTTTGTTAATTTTTTTAATAATAAGGAGACAATAAATGAAAGAAACAAAATCTAA
- a CDS encoding NUDIX domain-containing protein, with protein sequence MIRDGQKIVVMERLKQDWPGLVFPGGAIELGESALEALVREFYEETGIEVRVEKLLNVYTKYSDSYPNADESQVLTILYLVSSKTSISTNFFTSDETLELGFFDHRDIQNITIVNQQHLDMIEDFFENNFPVGR encoded by the coding sequence ATGATTCGCGACGGACAAAAAATTGTTGTCATGGAGAGGCTTAAACAAGATTGGCCCGGTTTGGTTTTCCCAGGTGGTGCTATTGAATTAGGTGAATCGGCTTTAGAAGCCTTAGTGCGAGAGTTTTATGAAGAAACGGGAATCGAAGTGAGAGTGGAAAAACTCTTAAATGTTTATACAAAATATTCAGATAGTTATCCGAATGCTGATGAGTCTCAAGTTCTTACAATTTTGTATTTAGTTTCATCTAAAACTTCTATCTCTACAAATTTTTTTACAAGTGATGAAACTTTAGAATTAGGATTTTTTGATCATAGAGACATACAAAATATTACAATTGTGAACCAACAACATCTAGATATGATTGAAGATTTTTTTGAAAATAATTTTCCAGTTGGTAGATAA